The sequence below is a genomic window from Pirellulales bacterium.
ACAAGGAGGCGGCCCGACGGTACTTCGAGAAGGCCATCGATCAGAATGGCGCGCCCGAAACGGTAACCATCGACAAGAGTGGTGCCAATCTGGCCGGGCTGCGCGCCGTGAACGCCGAGCGTGAGACGCCCATCAGGATCCGCCAGGCCAAGTATCTCAACAATATCGTGGAACAAGACCATCGGGCGATCAAGCGCCGTACCCGACCCATCTTGGGATTCAAGGAATTTCATTGCGCTCGCATCTTGTTGAGCGGCATTGAACTCATGCATATGATCGCCAAGGGGCAGATGGAAGACGCAGGCAAACTCAAGCCATCGGCCGCCCGGCAGTTCTACTCGCTGGCGATGTAAGCGATCCTCATCATATCGTTATCGTTCGCCCAAATCGCCTTACCGCGACAGAACCGCCCAACCTGCCGATGATCCCCGGAAGCTGCTGCTCCTTTACGCCTTCAGTCTTGCCGTGCTGTTGAACTCCGCCACCCTCATATGCTTAAGCGATCAAACCGGTGCCGGCAAAACCAACTGCCGGGGCGGACTACCTATTCTGGGTGAATTTAATGCGAAACCTACGTTTTCACGCTTTGATCGGCATGATGCCAGGACGCGATATCTGGCCTCGGTCAGCTAATCGCCGAACAGGCGAGCGAGTTGCAGGTAAACGGGATCGGATGGACGGCCGGGAAGAAGCGCGGACGCATACGAATGCCGCGCCGACGTAGATAGTCCGCTTACGCGGTCAATGAAGGTTCGTTTCAAGAAAGTGAGAGGCTCTCGACGACCCACACGAGACACTCGCGCTTCCGCAAAGCGGTCGCTCAGATTACGGATCCCAAATTTTGATTTCAGACTGGGAGAGCCGCATATCCTGTCTAACACCCCGTGTCAGAACCGGATTCGGCGACGCTACGCAGGCATGTAGAGCCGCAGTTGGAGCTAGCTAGGCATCCCCACTGCTTGTGCTAGCTACC
It includes:
- a CDS encoding IS6 family transposase, translating into MKALSPAVAKVLKRLHYPLEIMLVCVRGYVAYPLSLRNIEEMMSERGIVVDHSTVHQWAIKLLPVLEKAFRRCKRPVGKSWRMDETYVKVRGTWKYLYRAVDKAGNTVDFLLRAKRDKEAARRYFEKAIDQNGAPETVTIDKSGANLAGLRAVNAERETPIRIRQAKYLNNIVEQDHRAIKRRTRPILGFKEFHCARILLSGIELMHMIAKGQMEDAGKLKPSAARQFYSLAM